The genome window GGCAAACTATCATAGAATTCTTCCAAATCAATTGTTATGTAAAATTCTTATGGAAAATGAGATGGCGATACATCTATCAACATTGAATGATTTGATAGAAGAATTTATATCGCACAACCCCGGCAATTATTTAACTGAGGATCCTGAATTGATTGTACGACAAGGTCTCAAATCCATTAGAAAAAGAAAGATTGTCCAAATCGAAAATGATTTTGTACAAGCAATACGTCCAGATCTAATCACTTATTATGGAACCATGGTTCCCGCAAACGATACAAGTGGATTTTAAAAAAACAAATAGGATATTTTTTATTTACAAATTGTAAGATACATTCATCAAATTGTAATTCGGAGAATATTAGATGAGAAACAACATAATCAAAATTCTGGCAATTTCGCTGGTTACAATTTTACTTCTACCTTTCGTCGTCGCGATTTTTACGGCAAAAGAATATTCGGTTGAACGTTCCATAATTATCAATAAGCCTAAGTCTGAGGTTTTTGAATTTCTAAAATTACTAAAGAACCAAGATCAATTTAGCGTTTGGGCGTCAATGGATCCAGGAATGACCAAAGAATACAAAGGCGAAGATGGTAAAGTTGGATTCGTTTCGTCTTGGGCGAGCGAAAATCCAGATGTAGGTCGAGGCGAACAAGAAATTCTCGCAATCATTCCAGGTGAACGAATTGATTATGAACTGAGATTTTTTGAACCTTTTGAATCAAAAGACAAAGCTTATTTTAAATTGGAAACTTCAGAAGATAACAGCACAAAAGTAATCTGGGGCTTCGATGGCAAAATGTCGTATCCAGCTAACCTCATGCTAATGATCATGGATTTTGAATCCATTCTTGGTGAGGATTTCGAGCAAGGTCTCAATAATCTAAAAACAGTTTTGAAAGGGTAGGATTCTAATTATTCTAAATCTTAGATTCCAGAACGATTAATATTGCAAAATACATACAGACAAAGTTTAAATGCTTAAGTTAGTCGTTACAAATATTCTAGTTGCGGGAGCCTATATTCTCGCAGCAAAACTTGGTTTTTTTCTAGCCTTTCTAAATACTCAAGTATCACCAATCTGGCCACCAGAAGGGGTCGGTTTTGTCGCCCTAGCTCTATTTGGATGGAC of Leptospira sp. GIMC2001 contains these proteins:
- a CDS encoding SRPBCC family protein; its protein translation is MRNNIIKILAISLVTILLLPFVVAIFTAKEYSVERSIIINKPKSEVFEFLKLLKNQDQFSVWASMDPGMTKEYKGEDGKVGFVSSWASENPDVGRGEQEILAIIPGERIDYELRFFEPFESKDKAYFKLETSEDNSTKVIWGFDGKMSYPANLMLMIMDFESILGEDFEQGLNNLKTVLKG